One bacterium genomic window carries:
- a CDS encoding sigma-70 family RNA polymerase sigma factor: MEESPKRNEVKPTDEDLIERFQQGELAAYEEIVRRYKDQLLNFVFRFLNNHEEAEDVVQETFLRVYRNRFAYTRIAKFSTWIYTIAGNLARTELRRRKRRRFFSLSDMGLEDRDYEISDEVFNPETQANSTLGEELIQREISKLSPKFREVIILRDVQELSYEEISKIIRVPIGTVKSRVNRARLRLQNRLKKLLDQRK; the protein is encoded by the coding sequence ATGGAGGAAAGTCCCAAAAGAAACGAGGTCAAACCCACTGATGAAGATCTGATCGAGCGCTTTCAACAGGGAGAATTGGCGGCCTACGAAGAGATTGTCCGACGCTACAAGGATCAGTTGCTCAACTTCGTTTTTCGTTTTCTCAACAATCACGAGGAAGCCGAGGACGTCGTGCAGGAGACGTTCCTGCGGGTCTATCGCAACCGTTTCGCCTACACGCGCATCGCGAAGTTTTCGACGTGGATTTACACGATTGCCGGCAATTTGGCGCGCACTGAGCTGCGGCGCCGCAAGCGCCGGCGGTTTTTCTCGCTGTCCGACATGGGGCTGGAAGACCGCGACTATGAGATTTCGGACGAGGTGTTCAATCCTGAGACACAGGCGAACAGCACGCTGGGCGAAGAGTTGATTCAACGCGAAATCAGCAAACTCTCACCAAAGTTTCGTGAGGTGATCATTTTGCGGGACGTCCAGGAACTTTCATATGAAGAGATCAGTAAGATTATCCGGGTTCCGATTGGTACTGTGAAATCGCGCGTCAATCGTGCCCGGCTCCGCCTGCAAAACCGCCTCAAAAAATTACTGGATCAGCGCAAATAA
- a CDS encoding bifunctional folylpolyglutamate synthase/dihydrofolate synthase, which yields MSTSEMAISSRTAAYLDKLGFFGWQLGLQRIQKFTRFLGNPQRAFPSVHLAGTNGKGSTAAMLAAIAQAAGLRVGLYTSPHLVHLNERIQINGRPIRGRDFEALLRSCRSQVDALQATYFEVLTALAFKYFAEQQVDLAIIETGLGGRLDATNIIMPEISVITSISLEHQNYLGKTLAAIAAEKAGIIKPRRPCVSGVLPPPAAAVIAARCRELRAPLLEVHRSVKISKVRLAAEGTSFDLRSAAHDIDYPDLRLNLLGLHQVRNAALAVCGARLLRRAGFPLSDEAIRAGLSHTHWPARLQLLPGSPAILLDAAHNADGMRALTRTLRELFPDRRLKVVMALLNDKSVAKVLRTWLPLQPEFFFATAVADRALPSRELLQHARALGLQARACADGSEALQAARTRCRSNDLLCVTGSHYLLGELMRASSLPYPYARSARRQP from the coding sequence ATGTCAACCTCTGAAATGGCCATAAGTAGCCGCACCGCAGCCTATTTGGATAAGCTGGGATTTTTCGGCTGGCAACTCGGTCTCCAGCGCATTCAAAAATTCACCCGGTTTCTCGGGAATCCCCAGCGTGCTTTCCCCTCCGTTCATCTTGCTGGCACCAACGGCAAAGGCTCGACCGCGGCGATGTTGGCCGCAATTGCTCAGGCGGCCGGCCTGCGTGTGGGACTCTACACCTCCCCGCACTTGGTCCACCTCAACGAACGCATTCAAATCAACGGCAGGCCCATTCGCGGCCGCGATTTCGAAGCGCTGCTGCGTTCCTGCCGGTCGCAGGTCGACGCCCTGCAAGCCACCTACTTTGAAGTCTTGACCGCGCTCGCGTTCAAATACTTTGCCGAGCAGCAGGTCGATTTGGCAATCATCGAGACCGGCTTGGGCGGCCGGCTGGATGCCACCAATATCATCATGCCGGAAATCAGCGTCATCACTTCCATCAGTCTGGAGCATCAGAATTACCTCGGCAAGACCCTGGCGGCGATTGCAGCCGAGAAGGCCGGCATCATCAAACCGCGGCGACCGTGCGTGAGCGGCGTGCTGCCACCGCCCGCGGCTGCCGTCATTGCGGCGCGCTGCCGCGAACTGCGGGCGCCGCTGCTCGAGGTTCACCGGAGTGTGAAAATCTCAAAGGTGCGATTGGCGGCGGAGGGTACCAGCTTCGATCTTCGTTCGGCCGCGCACGATATTGATTATCCTGATCTGCGTTTGAACCTGCTGGGCTTGCATCAGGTGCGCAATGCGGCTCTGGCGGTTTGCGGCGCCCGGCTGCTGCGCCGCGCCGGTTTTCCGCTCTCTGATGAGGCCATTCGCGCGGGTTTGTCCCACACACATTGGCCGGCGCGGCTGCAACTTCTGCCCGGCTCACCGGCGATCCTGCTGGATGCCGCGCACAATGCCGACGGCATGCGCGCGCTCACCCGCACGCTGCGGGAACTCTTTCCCGATCGGCGGCTGAAGGTGGTTATGGCGTTGCTGAACGACAAGTCTGTGGCCAAAGTTTTGCGCACCTGGCTGCCGCTGCAGCCGGAGTTTTTTTTCGCCACGGCCGTAGCCGATCGCGCCCTGCCCAGCCGCGAATTGCTGCAACACGCCCGCGCCCTGGGCTTGCAGGCGCGCGCGTGCGCTGACGGCAGCGAAGCCCTGCAGGCCGCGCGCACACGCTGCCGGAGCAACGATTTGCTCTGCGTTACCGGCTCGCACTACCTGCTCGGTGAGTTGATGCGTGCGTCCAGCCTGCCATATCCTTACGCGCGCAGTGCCCGGCGCCAGCCCTGA
- the glmS gene encoding glutamine--fructose-6-phosphate transaminase (isomerizing): MCGIVGYVGEKPLVPLLIEGLKRLEYRGYDSAGIAIVSDGKLRVEKQAGKISNLERRVDGVALPGSVGIAHTRWATHGVPNDVNAHPHTDSKSRIALIHNGIIENFLAIKRELTKKGHTFRSETDTEVLVHLIEEFLTEGLKFEEAVRAALAQVQGTYGIAVVSHDHPDTIIAARRGSPLVVGIGEGEYFVASDATAMVEHTKNVTYLDDGEMAVLTRSGVQIKTIDNQPVTKAIERIAFDIERIEKGGHDHFMMKEIMEQPRTIEDALRGRLLVEEGMARLGGIRHEIDSLLYARRILLTACGTSWHAALIGEYMLEEFVRIPVEVEYASEFRYRDPVLDQDTVVMVISQSGETADTLAALREAKRKGAKVLGICNVVGSSIARETDAGVYLHAGPEIGVASTKAFTSQVTVLSLITLLLARMRNMSASKGRETVQAMQALPRQVEQILQQREQVREIAKIYHQSGNFLYLGRGYNFPVALEGALKLKEISYIHAEGYPAAEMKHGPIALIDENMPVVFIATKDSTYDKIISNIEEVRARRGRVIAIATAGDQEIKRHTDHVIYIPPTIEMLMPILTIIPLQLLAYYIAILRGCDVDQPRNLAKSVTVE; this comes from the coding sequence ATGTGTGGCATCGTAGGCTATGTCGGAGAAAAACCGCTGGTTCCGCTGTTGATCGAGGGCTTGAAGCGTCTGGAGTATCGCGGCTATGATTCCGCCGGCATTGCGATCGTCTCAGACGGCAAACTCAGAGTCGAGAAACAAGCGGGCAAAATCTCGAACCTGGAGCGCCGGGTGGATGGCGTCGCGCTGCCGGGCAGCGTCGGCATTGCCCACACGCGCTGGGCCACGCACGGCGTTCCCAACGACGTCAATGCGCACCCCCACACCGACAGCAAGAGCCGCATCGCGCTGATTCACAACGGCATCATCGAAAACTTCTTGGCGATCAAGCGTGAGTTGACCAAGAAGGGCCACACCTTCCGCTCCGAGACCGACACGGAAGTGCTGGTGCACCTGATTGAGGAGTTTCTCACCGAGGGTCTGAAGTTCGAAGAAGCGGTGCGCGCCGCGCTGGCGCAAGTGCAGGGCACCTACGGCATCGCGGTGGTTTCGCACGACCATCCCGACACCATCATTGCGGCACGGCGGGGCAGCCCGCTGGTGGTCGGCATCGGCGAGGGCGAGTACTTCGTCGCTTCGGATGCCACCGCCATGGTCGAGCACACCAAGAACGTCACCTATCTCGATGACGGCGAGATGGCGGTGCTGACGCGCAGCGGCGTGCAGATCAAGACCATCGACAATCAACCGGTGACCAAGGCCATCGAGCGCATCGCCTTCGACATCGAGCGCATCGAGAAGGGCGGCCATGATCATTTCATGATGAAGGAGATCATGGAGCAGCCGCGCACCATCGAAGACGCGCTGCGCGGCCGTCTGCTCGTGGAGGAAGGCATGGCGCGGTTGGGCGGCATCCGCCACGAGATCGATTCCCTGCTCTATGCCCGCCGCATACTGCTCACCGCCTGCGGCACTTCCTGGCACGCCGCGCTCATCGGCGAATACATGCTGGAAGAGTTCGTGCGCATTCCGGTGGAGGTGGAGTATGCCAGCGAATTCCGCTATCGCGATCCGGTGCTCGATCAGGACACGGTGGTGATGGTGATCAGCCAGTCGGGTGAAACCGCGGATACGCTGGCGGCGCTGCGCGAGGCCAAGCGCAAAGGCGCGAAAGTGCTGGGCATTTGCAACGTGGTGGGTTCGTCCATCGCGCGCGAGACGGATGCCGGGGTGTATTTGCATGCCGGCCCGGAAATCGGCGTGGCTTCGACCAAAGCCTTCACGTCCCAGGTGACGGTGCTGTCGCTCATCACTCTGCTGCTGGCGCGCATGCGCAACATGTCGGCGAGCAAGGGCCGCGAAACGGTGCAGGCGATGCAGGCGCTGCCGCGGCAGGTCGAGCAGATTCTGCAACAGCGCGAGCAAGTGCGGGAAATCGCGAAGATCTATCACCAATCGGGCAATTTTCTCTATCTCGGCCGCGGCTACAATTTCCCGGTGGCGCTGGAAGGCGCGCTCAAGCTCAAGGAGATTTCCTACATTCATGCCGAGGGCTATCCCGCGGCGGAAATGAAGCACGGCCCGATTGCCCTGATCGATGAAAACATGCCGGTGGTGTTCATTGCCACGAAGGATTCGACCTACGACAAGATCATCAGCAACATCGAAGAGGTGCGTGCCCGCCGGGGCCGCGTGATCGCAATCGCCACGGCCGGCGATCAGGAGATCAAACGCCACACCGATCACGTCATCTACATCCCGCCGACCATCGAAATGCTGATGCCCATCCTCACCATCATTCCACTGCAACTGCTGGCGTATTACATCGCCATCCTGCGCGGCTGCGACGTGGATCAACCGCGAAATCTAGCCAAAAGTGTAACGGTCGAATGA
- a CDS encoding zf-HC2 domain-containing protein: MNTCERLSESFSDYVENILPAAERQQVETHLSACHDCHDTVARLDHLRNQLSSLRQVRTSDDFAAVLRARIKLEQRMPRAGRLVGARYRRIRTAGYAGAALMLAVFLGYLVWRPQTPIAAASNMRTFQTQGATVAGWQADPSKFPTRISYPLDKITPTLPIRSASAPRGQALAGGASADSSRPGVISTARPVRATFISSF; the protein is encoded by the coding sequence ATGAACACTTGCGAGAGGCTTTCTGAGTCCTTTTCGGACTACGTCGAGAACATTCTGCCCGCCGCTGAACGACAACAAGTGGAAACCCACCTATCGGCCTGTCACGATTGTCATGACACGGTTGCCCGCCTCGATCACCTGCGGAATCAATTAAGCAGTCTGCGCCAGGTTCGCACCTCCGATGATTTTGCCGCAGTCTTGCGGGCGCGCATCAAGCTGGAGCAGCGCATGCCGCGGGCCGGACGCTTGGTGGGCGCGCGCTACCGCCGGATTCGCACCGCCGGCTACGCGGGCGCCGCGCTGATGCTGGCCGTTTTTCTCGGCTATCTCGTCTGGCGCCCGCAAACGCCCATCGCCGCGGCTTCCAACATGCGCACCTTCCAGACCCAAGGCGCTACCGTGGCCGGCTGGCAAGCTGACCCTTCGAAGTTCCCCACGCGCATTTCCTATCCCCTCGACAAAATCACCCCCACTCTCCCGATTCGGTCCGCCAGCGCCCCGCGCGGCCAGGCTCTTGCTGGTGGCGCATCGGCCGATTCTTCGCGCCCTGGGGTGATCTCCACCGCTCGTCCCGTGAGAGCGACTTTCATTTCATCCTTCTGA
- a CDS encoding transporter: MKCRTVAVLLVLVWGVGVSQAQNETDNVRLLQTFFQDAPIATSPYGEGLFQYSTYDNDLASIDLAVQAALPVAEKLQLGGALGFRNISPDVGDSQSGISDLLVSGRYNVVPGPTMISVGALITLPIGSEDIGESTLDFGGFGSLRHRLESGLVLTSTLGLDFEETKVPKFNPNTGKVETDSEYDNSLLIGGGVIYPTKNNLNLIGEINFRTEGDYILLSGGLDYLLKSGGRLRGGLGLGLDDGAPNFTLRAGYLLGF; this comes from the coding sequence ATGAAGTGTCGTACTGTGGCGGTATTGCTGGTGTTGGTATGGGGAGTCGGTGTGAGTCAGGCGCAAAACGAAACGGATAACGTTCGGTTGCTGCAGACCTTTTTCCAAGATGCTCCGATCGCCACCTCTCCTTATGGCGAGGGTCTGTTTCAGTATTCGACCTATGACAATGATCTCGCGAGCATCGATTTGGCGGTGCAAGCTGCCCTGCCGGTGGCGGAGAAACTGCAGCTCGGCGGCGCCCTGGGATTTCGCAACATTTCCCCGGACGTGGGCGACAGCCAGTCCGGCATCAGTGATTTGTTGGTCTCCGGACGCTACAACGTGGTGCCCGGCCCCACGATGATTTCAGTCGGTGCGTTGATCACGCTGCCGATCGGCAGTGAGGACATCGGCGAAAGCACGTTGGATTTCGGCGGCTTCGGCTCCTTGCGCCATCGGCTGGAGAGCGGCCTGGTGCTGACCAGCACGTTGGGCTTGGATTTCGAAGAGACGAAAGTGCCCAAATTCAATCCGAACACCGGCAAGGTCGAGACCGACTCCGAATACGACAACAGCTTGTTGATCGGCGGCGGCGTGATTTATCCGACCAAGAACAATCTCAACCTCATTGGCGAGATCAACTTCCGCACCGAGGGCGATTACATTCTGCTGTCGGGCGGCCTGGATTATCTGTTGAAATCCGGCGGCCGGCTGCGCGGCGGCTTGGGCCTGGGTTTGGACGATGGTGCGCCCAATTTCACTTTGCGCGCCGGCTATTTGTTGGGATTCTGA
- a CDS encoding TonB-dependent receptor: MLFLALLLPATSSYSGAFGNISGFVRDKETNIPLPGANIVVEGTNFGAKASKHGYYIIYNLPVGSYNLRVSMIGYSSLKLTEVEVKTDLNTSLDIDLTSRVLNTSEEIVVTAPRVQIFRDLMSSTEYLSEEAIAETTPGLTYHDKLALVPGYVANHIRGSRSSNVQYLIDGLPASGAMTRAAAFTIPTSAIAEMVVQTGGFSAEYGNVTSGVINIITREGRNDFFGALKLAQDLPARRDWTYDNARRAEFAVGGPLKLGLGGPLIDSNYLISGSAYLTDTPYRKELRRTFHTPVIFNYDLNSKLMLRLSSNLFLRWQGLFSNWEWRQYDAAWAGRLSALPKRFNNNSRMDLSIIQTLSAETFYKLEFSALRLRRRVTGTIAGEETTNLILDQSQSLAEVWQGAVEPWWEDLREQHYLGRLSLVRQLNPIHQFRLGFETNLWQISLNRDRFLLWPNGRSAESLVYSRYQDSFRRNPYALAAYFHHKIELPGFLATMGVRAEYFSANTKPALLPSEAAFAVPNDSITVPEPRQEKFHFTLAPRLGIAIPIGNIEHLAVNYGWFFELPPFYYLYTNPAGSVGARWPIFGNSNIKPIRAKAWELTYRRVIAEYSTFTLTGFLRDFDDLIDTFPYANQPTRFENQQQPVFRYENRAKASTSGLEAAYSHRFGSTLQTSLAYTYLTSTGTGSWPESTLLSRSRNEIQRSHLEEPLAWDQRHAFKLRLAYHTPRGFLVSLLAKINGPARAIEWLSNKETALGWRHFLDIKLAGPKLQRLGLPVAPFLEVRNLLDQRSADPDQGGIDFSQPTLEFQEHYGRRLWVGISYK; the protein is encoded by the coding sequence TTGCTGTTCCTTGCGCTGCTCCTGCCGGCCACCAGCAGCTACAGCGGCGCATTCGGAAATATTTCAGGTTTCGTGCGAGACAAGGAGACAAACATCCCCCTGCCGGGCGCGAACATCGTGGTGGAGGGCACCAATTTTGGCGCCAAGGCCAGCAAGCACGGGTATTACATCATCTACAATCTGCCGGTCGGCAGCTACAACCTGCGCGTGAGCATGATCGGCTACAGCTCGCTGAAGCTGACCGAAGTCGAAGTGAAAACCGACCTCAACACCAGCCTCGATATCGATCTCACCAGCCGGGTGCTCAACACTTCTGAGGAAATCGTGGTAACGGCGCCGCGCGTACAGATTTTCCGCGACCTGATGTCGAGCACCGAATATCTCAGCGAAGAAGCGATTGCTGAAACCACACCCGGACTGACTTATCACGACAAACTGGCGCTGGTGCCGGGCTATGTCGCCAATCACATTCGCGGCAGCCGCAGCAGCAACGTGCAGTATTTGATCGACGGCCTGCCGGCCTCCGGCGCGATGACGCGCGCCGCGGCTTTCACCATTCCCACCAGCGCGATCGCGGAGATGGTGGTGCAGACCGGCGGCTTCAGCGCGGAATACGGCAATGTCACCTCGGGCGTCATCAACATCATCACGCGCGAAGGCCGCAACGACTTTTTCGGCGCGCTCAAGCTCGCGCAAGATCTGCCGGCCCGTCGCGATTGGACCTATGACAATGCCCGGCGCGCCGAATTTGCCGTGGGCGGGCCGCTCAAACTCGGTCTGGGCGGACCGCTGATCGATTCCAATTATCTGATTTCCGGCAGTGCCTATCTCACCGACACGCCTTACCGCAAGGAACTCCGGCGAACCTTCCACACGCCGGTGATTTTCAATTATGATCTGAATTCCAAGCTGATGCTGCGGCTGTCCAGCAATCTTTTTCTACGCTGGCAGGGCTTGTTTTCCAATTGGGAATGGCGGCAATACGATGCAGCTTGGGCCGGCCGCCTGTCGGCGCTGCCCAAGCGCTTCAACAACAACAGCCGGATGGATCTTTCCATCATCCAAACGCTGAGCGCAGAGACCTTTTACAAGCTGGAATTCAGCGCGCTGCGCTTGCGGCGGCGCGTCACCGGCACGATCGCCGGCGAGGAAACCACCAACCTCATCCTCGACCAATCGCAATCACTGGCCGAAGTGTGGCAGGGAGCGGTCGAACCCTGGTGGGAAGATTTGCGCGAGCAGCACTATCTCGGCCGCCTCAGCCTGGTGCGGCAATTGAATCCCATCCATCAGTTCCGACTGGGATTCGAGACCAATCTGTGGCAAATCTCGCTCAACCGCGACCGCTTTTTGCTGTGGCCCAATGGCCGCTCGGCGGAGAGTTTGGTTTACAGCCGCTATCAAGATTCGTTTCGACGCAACCCGTATGCGCTCGCCGCTTATTTCCATCACAAGATCGAGCTGCCCGGTTTCCTGGCAACCATGGGCGTGCGCGCCGAGTATTTCTCGGCCAACACCAAACCGGCGCTGCTGCCTTCTGAAGCCGCATTCGCGGTGCCCAATGATTCCATCACCGTGCCGGAGCCGCGCCAGGAAAAATTTCACTTCACCCTGGCGCCGCGGCTCGGCATCGCCATTCCCATCGGCAACATCGAACACCTGGCGGTGAACTACGGCTGGTTTTTCGAGTTGCCGCCGTTTTACTACTTATACACCAACCCAGCGGGCAGCGTCGGCGCCCGCTGGCCGATCTTCGGCAACAGCAACATCAAGCCGATCCGCGCCAAGGCTTGGGAGCTGACTTACCGCCGCGTAATCGCCGAATACTCCACCTTCACGCTCACCGGCTTTCTGCGCGATTTCGATGATTTGATCGACACCTTTCCCTACGCCAACCAACCCACGCGCTTCGAGAATCAACAACAGCCGGTGTTTCGCTATGAAAATCGCGCCAAAGCCAGCACCAGCGGCCTGGAGGCGGCGTATTCGCATCGCTTCGGCAGCACGCTGCAAACGAGCCTGGCCTACACCTATTTGACCAGCACCGGCACCGGCTCCTGGCCGGAATCCACGCTGTTGAGCCGCAGCCGCAACGAAATTCAGCGCAGCCATCTGGAAGAGCCTTTGGCTTGGGATCAACGCCACGCCTTCAAGCTGCGGCTTGCCTACCACACGCCTCGTGGCTTCCTGGTGAGCCTGCTCGCCAAAATCAATGGTCCGGCGCGCGCCATCGAGTGGCTGAGCAACAAAGAGACTGCGCTGGGCTGGCGCCATTTTCTAGATATAAAACTGGCCGGCCCGAAGCTGCAGCGGCTGGGGCTGCCGGTGGCGCCGTTTTTGGAAGTGCGCAATTTGCTCGATCAACGAAGCGCAGACCCGGATCAGGGCGGCATTGATTTCAGCCAACCCACGCTGGAATTTCAAGAACACTACGGCCGCCGGCTTTGGGTGGGCATCAGCTACAAATGA
- a CDS encoding ABC transporter substrate-binding protein, with the protein MRSLSALSGYAWLLLGIAVSTAVSQETLRDKKLQFQRGVTAYNQGNYALALDQAARTVARGAQDELYTSGLYLQARCHFQLGQYSQTSEALNRLLEAYPKSRHADQAHFLLGMTAFKEANYAEAASEFIWVLDFAETPALREPAARYAQTLFDDYLQPSDLRRKLRRSYLGENGLALVAIALAKNEYAQGRRAEAQKIVDTFLRAHPNTRFTRQLEQLRTAPQQELNTPVRIGVIVPLSGMDAEAGQALYRGMRYALRTRSGNSRPLAQAGATGILPVADNLPVELVVRDSESSVVGALKAAQLLLSDPSIVALIGEYENSASSAIAALAQEKSIPILVPVSTANGIAELGEYVFQMNANRERKGRALAEYAVRYLNCRRFATFAPQDEYGQQMTDGLSAAVDSLGGQIITQKWYYEGTEDFGKQFKGIRAAAFELSLADTFKLNPSYRSLKGIRNAAMVEEVATPVTSIHALFLPLYHEDITLIAPQRAYYNIQGLLLGGDDWQWIAPERMRELRSYIDGAVFPSDYYVDWQSERGRQFRTAYRKLTGATPERFDVMGYDAGSLLLHCVERGARKPDQMRDALAQIDDYPGMKGEISFKNSDRVNSRVNILQILNAEIRRVK; encoded by the coding sequence ATGAGATCTCTATCCGCCCTTTCCGGTTATGCCTGGCTTCTGCTGGGCATTGCTGTTTCTACTGCGGTTTCCCAGGAGACCCTGCGCGACAAGAAACTGCAATTCCAGCGTGGCGTGACCGCCTACAACCAGGGCAATTATGCGCTCGCACTTGACCAGGCCGCGCGCACCGTGGCGCGCGGCGCGCAGGATGAGCTTTACACCTCGGGATTATATCTGCAGGCGCGCTGCCATTTTCAGTTGGGCCAGTACAGCCAGACGAGCGAGGCGCTCAATCGCCTGCTGGAGGCATACCCCAAGAGCCGTCACGCGGATCAAGCGCATTTTCTGCTCGGCATGACCGCCTTCAAAGAGGCCAACTACGCGGAAGCGGCGAGTGAATTCATCTGGGTGCTGGATTTTGCCGAAACGCCGGCGTTGCGCGAACCCGCCGCCCGCTACGCCCAAACCCTGTTTGATGATTATCTCCAGCCCAGTGACTTGCGCCGCAAACTGCGCCGCAGCTATTTGGGCGAAAACGGCCTCGCGTTGGTGGCGATCGCGCTCGCCAAAAACGAATATGCGCAGGGCCGCCGTGCAGAGGCGCAAAAGATCGTCGACACCTTCCTGCGCGCGCATCCCAACACCCGTTTCACCCGCCAACTGGAGCAGCTCCGCACGGCGCCGCAGCAGGAGCTCAACACGCCGGTGCGCATCGGCGTCATCGTGCCGCTGAGCGGCATGGATGCCGAGGCCGGCCAGGCGCTTTATCGCGGCATGCGCTACGCGCTGCGAACGCGCAGCGGCAACAGCCGGCCACTGGCGCAAGCAGGCGCAACCGGCATCTTGCCCGTTGCCGACAATCTCCCGGTCGAGTTGGTGGTGCGTGATTCGGAGAGCAGCGTGGTGGGCGCGCTCAAGGCGGCGCAGCTTCTGTTGAGCGATCCCAGCATCGTGGCGCTCATCGGCGAGTATGAAAATTCCGCGAGCAGCGCCATCGCGGCGCTGGCGCAGGAGAAGAGCATTCCCATTCTCGTGCCGGTGTCGACCGCCAACGGCATTGCCGAGCTGGGCGAGTACGTGTTTCAAATGAATGCCAACCGCGAGAGGAAAGGCCGCGCCCTGGCCGAGTATGCCGTGCGCTATCTCAACTGCCGCCGGTTTGCAACCTTCGCCCCGCAGGATGAATACGGCCAGCAGATGACCGATGGTTTGAGCGCCGCGGTGGACAGCCTGGGCGGCCAGATCATCACCCAGAAATGGTATTATGAAGGCACGGAGGATTTCGGCAAGCAGTTCAAGGGCATCCGCGCCGCGGCATTCGAATTGAGCCTGGCGGACACCTTCAAGCTCAACCCGAGTTACCGCTCGTTGAAGGGCATCCGCAATGCCGCCATGGTCGAAGAAGTGGCCACGCCGGTCACCAGCATTCACGCGCTGTTCCTGCCGTTGTACCATGAGGACATCACCTTGATCGCGCCACAGCGCGCTTACTACAACATCCAAGGCCTGCTGCTCGGCGGCGACGACTGGCAGTGGATTGCACCCGAGCGCATGCGCGAGCTGCGTTCCTACATCGACGGCGCGGTCTTCCCCAGCGATTACTATGTCGACTGGCAAAGCGAGCGCGGCCGGCAATTCCGCACTGCCTATCGCAAGCTCACCGGCGCCACGCCCGAGCGCTTTGACGTCATGGGGTATGATGCCGGCAGCCTGTTGCTGCATTGCGTGGAACGCGGCGCCCGCAAGCCGGATCAGATGCGTGATGCGCTCGCCCAGATTGACGACTACCCCGGCATGAAGGGCGAGATCAGTTTCAAGAACTCCGACCGGGTCAACAGCCGTGTGAATATTCTGCAAATTCTCAACGCGGAGATCCGGCGGGTGAAGTAG
- the holA gene encoding DNA polymerase III subunit delta, giving the protein MKFAEFTQSIRRGDFKAVYFFSGEETGLIEEGVRLLLAKLVTPEMRDFNFDALYGSDVSANKVLDIASSYPMLAAFRTILVRDVHKMPAGDLLALAEYAKKPCPTTHLILTQREKGSKKKGLEALSKIAGFVDCRPLYDNQIVPWIQGYIESIGMGISPEAAQWLATEVGNSIQALRSEIEKIQVYLGSERQITLDHVREVAGFRREFSIFSLQEALGGKNLVAALRIVEALAENSSTGAIVSSLARYFGQLYLAQALSRRQDLGALSQKTGVHSFFAERLQREARAYASGEIFNALEVLRHVDYLAKSQSISELLLLRLMTIAIIKKLPVQSLPFSRGSADEWVAA; this is encoded by the coding sequence ATGAAATTCGCGGAGTTTACCCAATCGATTCGCCGGGGCGATTTCAAAGCGGTCTATTTCTTCTCCGGTGAAGAAACCGGTTTGATCGAAGAGGGCGTGCGGCTGTTGCTGGCCAAGCTCGTCACGCCGGAGATGCGCGACTTCAATTTCGATGCCCTGTATGGCAGTGACGTTTCGGCCAACAAGGTGCTGGACATTGCCAGCTCCTATCCCATGCTGGCAGCCTTCCGCACCATTCTCGTCCGGGATGTGCACAAAATGCCGGCGGGCGATCTCCTGGCCCTGGCCGAGTATGCCAAAAAGCCCTGCCCCACCACCCACCTGATTCTCACCCAACGCGAGAAAGGCTCGAAGAAAAAAGGCCTGGAGGCGTTGAGCAAGATTGCGGGCTTCGTCGATTGCCGGCCGCTTTATGACAATCAAATCGTGCCCTGGATCCAGGGCTACATAGAGAGCATCGGCATGGGCATTTCGCCGGAGGCGGCGCAGTGGCTGGCCACGGAAGTGGGCAATTCCATTCAGGCGTTGCGCAGCGAAATCGAAAAGATTCAGGTCTATCTCGGCAGTGAACGGCAGATCACGCTCGATCACGTGCGGGAGGTTGCCGGTTTTCGGCGCGAGTTTTCGATCTTTTCGTTGCAGGAGGCGCTGGGCGGCAAGAATCTGGTGGCGGCCCTGCGCATCGTCGAAGCGCTGGCGGAGAACAGCAGCACCGGCGCGATCGTGAGCAGCCTGGCGCGCTATTTCGGGCAATTGTATTTGGCGCAGGCCTTGTCGCGGCGGCAGGATCTCGGCGCGCTGTCGCAAAAAACCGGCGTGCATTCGTTCTTTGCCGAGCGGCTGCAACGCGAGGCCCGCGCCTATGCCAGCGGCGAGATTTTCAATGCGCTGGAAGTTCTGCGCCATGTCGATTATCTTGCCAAGAGCCAGAGTATTTCCGAGCTTTTGCTGTTGCGGCTGATGACCATCGCCATCATCAAGAAACTGCCGGTGCAGAGCCTGCCGTTTTCGCGCGGTTCTGCAGACGAGTGGGTTGCAGCGTAG